Proteins from a single region of Verrucosispora sp. NA02020:
- a CDS encoding CoA ester lyase, with product MTAVGTSPAIARSYLYVPGDQPDKLTRAATRGADACILDLEDAVAPAHKSTARDTVATFLADAPAGPQWWVRVNADTPAADIGAVAGVHLTGIVVPKADVDLLTEVDALLGDAEHAHRLPAGSLVVFALLETAGGVWRADAVAAARRVVRLGLGEADLAAELRLQPGPDKAELWPMRSRLVLAGAAAGLAPPVGPTETALRDPDRLEQSSRLLLRQGFRGRTAIHPAQVAVVNRVFAPTDEEVAAARDVVDRLAAAERDGSGVTVTADGRLVDAAVARSAREILDRAAAGG from the coding sequence GTGACCGCCGTCGGCACGTCCCCCGCGATCGCCCGCAGCTACCTGTACGTGCCGGGGGACCAGCCCGACAAGCTGACCCGGGCCGCGACACGCGGCGCCGACGCCTGCATCCTCGACCTGGAGGACGCGGTCGCACCCGCCCACAAGAGCACCGCCCGGGACACCGTCGCGACATTCCTCGCCGACGCACCCGCCGGCCCCCAATGGTGGGTACGCGTCAACGCCGACACCCCCGCCGCCGACATCGGCGCGGTGGCCGGGGTACACCTCACCGGCATCGTGGTGCCCAAGGCCGACGTCGACCTGCTGACCGAGGTGGACGCGCTGCTCGGCGACGCCGAACACGCCCACCGCCTGCCAGCCGGTTCGCTGGTCGTCTTCGCCCTGCTGGAAACCGCCGGGGGAGTGTGGCGGGCCGACGCGGTCGCCGCCGCCCGCCGGGTGGTCCGGCTCGGTCTCGGCGAGGCCGACCTCGCCGCCGAACTGCGCCTGCAACCCGGACCGGACAAGGCCGAGCTGTGGCCGATGCGGTCCCGTCTGGTGCTCGCCGGCGCCGCCGCCGGCCTCGCCCCGCCCGTCGGCCCCACCGAGACCGCCCTGCGCGACCCGGACCGCCTCGAACAGAGCAGCCGGCTGCTGCTGCGGCAGGGTTTCCGGGGCCGCACCGCCATCCACCCCGCCCAGGTGGCGGTCGTCAACCGGGTCTTCGCACCGACCGACGAGGAGGTGGCCGCCGCCCGCGACGTCGTCGACCGGCTGGCCGCCGCCGAACGCGACGGCTCCGGCGTGACGGTCACCGCCGACGGGCGGCTCGTCGACGCGGCCGTGGCGCGCAGCGCCCGCGAGATCCTCGACCGCGCCGCCGCAGGCGGATAA
- a CDS encoding cyclase family protein, translating into MSTTTNPASGTQALLAAVAAGTRVYDLGRRLSIGMPQSPNHPPFWHALPRRHGDAVRVDGGSAANDIITMGTHVGTHIDAFSHVSQDGRLFDGSDAAAAGRGGRFADLGAHTIAPMVRRGVLLDVPAALGTPQGCAAGYEITPQDLTHTAEQQGTPLRPGDVALIRSGWGRLFSDDDRTRFVGHDSGVPGVGEAGATWLADQGIHAAGADTIAFECLRPGAGHSVLPAHRVLLVERGVYIIETMALEELAAAGVHEFLFVLSPLAIFGATGSPVRPLAVVVDA; encoded by the coding sequence ATGAGCACCACCACCAACCCGGCGAGCGGAACCCAGGCGCTGCTGGCCGCCGTCGCCGCCGGCACCCGGGTGTACGACCTGGGCCGTCGCCTGAGCATCGGCATGCCCCAGTCGCCCAACCACCCGCCGTTCTGGCACGCCCTGCCACGTCGGCACGGCGACGCGGTCCGCGTCGACGGCGGCTCCGCCGCCAACGACATCATCACCATGGGCACCCACGTCGGCACCCACATCGACGCCTTCTCGCACGTCTCCCAGGACGGCCGGCTGTTCGACGGCTCCGACGCCGCCGCCGCCGGACGCGGCGGACGCTTCGCCGACCTGGGCGCACACACCATCGCCCCGATGGTGCGCCGTGGAGTGCTGCTCGACGTGCCGGCCGCGCTGGGCACCCCGCAGGGCTGCGCCGCCGGCTACGAGATCACCCCGCAGGACCTCACCCACACCGCCGAGCAGCAGGGCACCCCGCTGCGCCCCGGCGACGTGGCACTGATCCGCAGCGGCTGGGGCCGACTGTTCAGCGACGACGACCGCACCCGCTTCGTCGGCCACGACAGCGGCGTACCCGGCGTCGGCGAGGCCGGCGCCACCTGGCTGGCCGACCAGGGCATCCACGCCGCCGGCGCGGACACCATCGCCTTCGAGTGCCTGCGCCCCGGCGCCGGCCACAGCGTCCTGCCCGCGCACCGGGTGCTGCTGGTCGAACGCGGCGTCTACATCATCGAGACCATGGCACTGGAGGAACTGGCCGCCGCCGGAGTGCACGAGTTCCTGTTCGTGCTCTCGCCACTGGCCATCTTCGGCGCCACCGGCTCGCCCGTACGCCCGCTGGCGGTGGTCGTCGATGCCTGA
- a CDS encoding dihydroorotase family protein, producing MQPFDLVVRNVRVVRHDQAEPTALDIGVRDGRVAHLAPHIDTTEATTVVDGGGKLAFPGVVDAHQHWGIYHPLAQDTATESRACAQGGVTSAINYIRTGQYYLNRGGPYGEFFPEVRAATDDRSFVDYAFHVAPMTAEHIDEIPDLVRDHGVTSFKIFMFYGGHGLHGRSADQSSFLMIPPDARYDYAHFEFVMRGVQAAREQFPELADEISLSLHCETAEIMSAYTRMVEQDGTLTGLAAYSASRPPHSEGLAVSIAAYLAHETGLPTINLLHLSSAKAVDAAIRMAQAFPHVDFRREVTIGHLLADIDTAYGLGGKVNPPLRPREDVEALWAHLLDGQLDWVVSDHACCRAEVKFGEPDDDIFVAKSGFGGAEYLLPGLISEGTKRGLSYARVAELTSWAPARRFGLATKGAIAEGLDADFCLVDAEHTWTVRADESLSAQDYTPFEGMELTARVTDTFLRGEQILRDGTVVGQPRGRYLSRPTRP from the coding sequence ATGCAACCCTTCGATCTCGTAGTGCGCAACGTCCGCGTGGTACGACACGACCAGGCGGAGCCGACGGCGCTGGACATCGGCGTACGCGACGGCCGGGTGGCCCACCTCGCCCCGCACATCGACACCACCGAGGCGACCACGGTCGTCGACGGCGGCGGCAAGCTCGCCTTCCCCGGCGTCGTCGACGCCCACCAGCACTGGGGCATCTACCACCCGCTGGCGCAGGACACCGCCACCGAGAGCCGCGCCTGCGCGCAGGGCGGCGTCACCTCCGCCATCAACTACATCCGCACCGGCCAGTACTACCTCAACCGGGGCGGACCGTACGGCGAGTTCTTCCCCGAGGTCCGCGCCGCCACCGACGACCGCTCTTTCGTCGACTACGCCTTCCACGTGGCGCCGATGACCGCCGAACACATCGACGAGATCCCCGACCTGGTCCGCGACCACGGCGTCACCTCGTTCAAGATCTTCATGTTCTACGGCGGTCACGGCCTGCACGGACGCTCCGCCGACCAGAGCTCGTTCCTGATGATCCCGCCCGACGCCCGCTACGACTACGCGCACTTCGAGTTCGTCATGCGCGGCGTGCAGGCCGCCCGCGAACAGTTCCCCGAACTGGCCGACGAGATCTCCCTGTCCCTGCACTGCGAGACCGCCGAGATCATGTCCGCGTACACCCGGATGGTCGAGCAGGACGGCACCCTGACCGGCCTCGCCGCGTACAGCGCCTCCCGCCCACCGCACTCCGAGGGCCTGGCGGTCAGCATCGCCGCCTACCTCGCCCACGAGACCGGCCTACCCACCATCAACCTGCTGCACCTCTCCTCGGCCAAGGCCGTCGACGCGGCGATCCGCATGGCCCAGGCGTTCCCGCACGTCGACTTCCGCCGCGAGGTCACCATCGGTCACCTGCTGGCCGACATCGACACCGCCTACGGCCTCGGCGGCAAAGTCAACCCGCCGCTGCGTCCCCGCGAGGACGTCGAGGCGCTCTGGGCACACCTGCTCGACGGCCAACTCGACTGGGTCGTCAGCGACCACGCCTGCTGCCGCGCCGAGGTCAAGTTCGGCGAACCCGACGACGACATCTTCGTCGCCAAATCCGGCTTCGGCGGCGCCGAATACCTGCTGCCCGGCCTGATCAGCGAAGGCACCAAACGCGGCCTGTCCTACGCCCGCGTCGCCGAACTGACCTCGTGGGCGCCGGCCCGCCGCTTCGGCCTGGCCACCAAGGGCGCCATCGCCGAGGGCCTGGACGCCGACTTCTGCCTGGTCGACGCCGAACACACCTGGACCGTCCGCGCCGACGAGTCACTGTCCGCGCAGGACTACACCCCGTTCGAGGGCATGGAACTGACCGCCCGCGTCACCGACACCTTCCTGCGCGGCGAGCAGATCCTCCGCGACGGCACCGTGGTCGGGCAGCCACGCGGCCGCTACCTGTCCCGCCCGACCCGCCCGTGA
- a CDS encoding CoA transferase: protein MRTIGMGAPVHDGPLTGLRVIDASTILAGPLCCQILGDYGADVIKVEHPVAGDSMRGHGHAKDGVPLWWKEISRNKRTLGLKLSTPEGADLLRRLAATADVLVENFRPGTLERWGIGPDTLLEINPALVVVRISGFGQRGPYAHRPGFGTLAEAMSGFAHLTGDENGPPTLPAFGLADSICGIAASSATMVALWARQQNGGKGQVVDLSLLEPIMMAVGPGPTVYDQLGIIGHRHGNRSTNNSPRNTYRTRDGSWVAISTSAQSIAERVLRLVGHPEVIDEPWFASGRQRAEHADLLDSYVGGWIAERTRDEVMRAFDEAGAAVAPVYDARDIVTDDHVRAAEMVVDVPDPDFGQILMHNVLWRMSETPGRIRFTGRALGADTDDLLVNELGCTPDTVADLRDREIVA from the coding sequence ATGCGAACGATAGGAATGGGGGCTCCCGTGCACGACGGACCGCTGACCGGCCTGCGCGTCATCGACGCCTCGACGATCCTGGCCGGACCGCTGTGCTGCCAGATCCTCGGCGACTACGGCGCCGACGTCATCAAGGTCGAACACCCCGTCGCCGGCGACAGCATGCGCGGACACGGCCACGCCAAGGACGGCGTACCGCTGTGGTGGAAGGAGATCTCCCGCAACAAGCGCACGCTCGGGCTCAAGCTGTCCACCCCGGAGGGCGCCGACCTGCTGCGCCGCCTCGCCGCCACCGCCGACGTGCTGGTGGAGAACTTCCGACCCGGCACCCTGGAACGGTGGGGGATCGGCCCCGACACGCTCCTGGAGATCAACCCGGCGCTGGTCGTCGTCCGCATCTCCGGCTTCGGCCAACGCGGCCCCTACGCGCACCGGCCCGGCTTCGGCACCCTCGCCGAGGCGATGAGCGGCTTCGCCCACCTCACCGGCGACGAGAACGGCCCACCCACCCTGCCCGCGTTCGGCCTGGCCGACAGCATCTGCGGCATCGCCGCCTCCTCCGCCACCATGGTCGCGCTCTGGGCCCGCCAACAGAACGGCGGCAAAGGCCAGGTCGTCGACCTCAGCCTGCTCGAACCGATCATGATGGCCGTCGGTCCCGGACCCACCGTCTACGACCAGCTCGGCATCATCGGCCACCGGCACGGCAACCGCTCCACCAACAACTCGCCCCGCAACACCTACCGCACCCGCGACGGCTCCTGGGTGGCGATCTCCACCAGCGCCCAGTCCATCGCCGAACGGGTGCTGCGCCTCGTCGGACACCCCGAGGTCATCGACGAACCGTGGTTCGCCTCCGGACGCCAACGCGCCGAACACGCCGACCTGCTCGACTCCTACGTCGGCGGCTGGATCGCCGAGCGCACCCGCGACGAGGTCATGCGGGCCTTCGACGAGGCCGGCGCCGCCGTCGCGCCCGTCTACGACGCCCGCGACATCGTCACCGACGACCACGTCCGCGCCGCCGAGATGGTCGTCGACGTCCCCGACCCCGACTTCGGTCAGATCCTGATGCACAACGTCCTGTGGCGGATGTCCGAGACCCCCGGCCGGATCCGCTTCACCGGCCGGGCCCTCGGCGCCGACACCGACGATCTCCTCGTCAACGAACTCGGCTGCACCCCCGACACCGTCGCCGACCTGCGCGACCGGGAGATCGTGGCCTGA
- a CDS encoding formylglycine-generating enzyme family protein, producing the protein MVNVPAGRVVLTDRRTQRSWPVDVGPYRLAAYPVTRARYAAVVGVPCATDERRRPMETVSWWDTVRFCNALSEADGLRPAYRVDGEDVEWDTGADGYRLPTEAEWEHACRAGTAGPRYGPLDEIAWYRGNSGERLRDVGGRRPNAWGLFDMLGNVWDWCWDVYDPEVYGTYRVLRGGGWFDEKWSCRASVRRRSHPSYAIDDVGFRLARSGHAQ; encoded by the coding sequence ATGGTGAACGTTCCGGCGGGACGTGTGGTGCTGACGGATCGGCGTACGCAGCGCAGCTGGCCGGTCGACGTCGGGCCGTACCGCCTCGCCGCGTATCCGGTGACCCGGGCCCGGTACGCCGCGGTCGTCGGTGTCCCCTGTGCGACCGACGAGCGCCGTCGTCCGATGGAGACGGTGTCCTGGTGGGACACGGTGCGGTTCTGCAACGCCCTGTCCGAGGCCGACGGGCTGCGGCCGGCGTACCGGGTCGACGGTGAGGACGTCGAGTGGGACACCGGGGCCGACGGGTACCGGCTGCCCACCGAGGCCGAGTGGGAGCATGCCTGCCGGGCCGGCACCGCTGGTCCTCGCTACGGGCCGTTGGACGAGATCGCCTGGTATCGCGGCAACTCCGGTGAACGGCTGCGCGACGTGGGCGGTAGGCGGCCCAACGCCTGGGGTCTGTTCGACATGTTGGGCAACGTCTGGGACTGGTGCTGGGACGTGTACGACCCCGAGGTGTACGGCACCTACCGGGTGTTGCGGGGCGGCGGCTGGTTCGACGAGAAGTGGAGTTGCCGTGCGTCGGTGCGGCGGCGCAGTCACCCCAGCTACGCGATCGACGACGTGGGATTCCGCCTCGCCCGCTCCGGTCACGCTCAGTAG
- a CDS encoding ADP-ribosylglycohydrolase family protein, whose translation MSSVVDGVAVRRVAGALTAYACGDALGVPYEGRPPTRDGDEVIETPQASDRWAAGATSDDTALTLLVARCLVDGGGAVDAVTFLSRMAAQDPPVPGAGPSTRAALAAFRATGAVPADREGGTNGAPMRALPVGWSVPPERVDLLVARTVEVTRATHRAPEALASAVVMAGCASWSVAGAPMAVVVARAVEWVEVARPVCGDAPRLARLVGAVAAGGWSPPQSGVGLDAAETVAAVLHSVRGADSVRGGLVAAVRGGGDTDTVAALVGGLLGAGSSAEAVRAELPWSGSVVGLDAAEVRRLAAGLVALRESAR comes from the coding sequence GTGTCGAGTGTCGTGGATGGGGTGGCGGTGCGGCGGGTGGCGGGGGCGCTGACGGCGTACGCCTGTGGGGACGCGTTGGGGGTGCCGTACGAGGGGCGTCCGCCGACGCGGGACGGTGACGAGGTGATCGAGACGCCTCAGGCCAGTGACCGGTGGGCGGCCGGGGCGACCTCGGACGACACCGCGTTGACGCTGCTCGTGGCGCGGTGTCTGGTGGACGGTGGCGGTGCCGTGGACGCGGTGACGTTCCTGTCGCGGATGGCGGCGCAGGATCCGCCGGTGCCGGGTGCGGGGCCGTCGACGCGGGCGGCGCTGGCGGCGTTCCGGGCGACCGGGGCGGTGCCCGCCGATCGGGAGGGTGGCACGAACGGCGCGCCGATGCGGGCGTTGCCGGTGGGGTGGTCGGTGCCGCCGGAGCGGGTGGATCTGCTGGTGGCGCGGACGGTGGAGGTGACGCGGGCGACGCATCGGGCGCCGGAGGCGTTGGCGTCGGCGGTGGTGATGGCCGGGTGTGCGTCGTGGTCGGTGGCGGGTGCGCCGATGGCGGTGGTGGTGGCGCGGGCGGTGGAGTGGGTGGAGGTGGCGCGGCCGGTGTGTGGGGACGCGCCACGGTTGGCCAGGTTGGTGGGTGCGGTGGCGGCGGGTGGGTGGTCTCCCCCGCAGTCGGGGGTCGGGCTGGACGCGGCGGAGACGGTCGCGGCGGTGCTGCACAGTGTGCGGGGCGCGGATTCGGTGCGGGGTGGGTTGGTGGCGGCGGTGCGCGGTGGTGGGGACACGGACACGGTGGCGGCGTTGGTGGGTGGTCTGTTGGGTGCGGGGTCGTCGGCGGAGGCGGTGCGGGCGGAGTTGCCGTGGAGTGGGTCGGTGGTCGGGCTGGACGCGGCGGAGGTGCGGCGGTTGGCGGCGGGTCTGGTGGCGTTACGGGAGTCGGCGCGGTGA
- a CDS encoding TetR/AcrR family transcriptional regulator, whose product MDARQQRLLDAAIAVLGTRGPRHLTHRAVDDQAELPTGSTSNRYRTREALIAGVLTRILDLETTGWNHLAGTLDHIDPDTFTTALGALAHDLTTTHRALTLARLAIFAEAAHHPALQHQIAQRQHDLAAWATPLLAALGARHPTTALRLLLALLDGLLNNQLANPDPDFDPTAAIAAVLPAVLDAHPA is encoded by the coding sequence GTGGACGCCCGCCAACAACGCCTCCTCGACGCCGCCATCGCCGTCCTCGGCACCCGCGGCCCCCGCCATCTCACCCACCGCGCCGTCGACGACCAGGCCGAACTCCCCACCGGCTCCACCTCCAACCGCTACCGCACCCGCGAAGCCCTCATCGCCGGCGTCCTCACCCGCATCCTCGACCTCGAAACCACCGGCTGGAACCACCTCGCCGGCACCCTCGACCACATCGACCCCGACACCTTCACCACCGCCCTCGGCGCCCTCGCCCACGACCTCACCACCACCCACCGCGCCCTCACCCTCGCCCGCCTCGCGATCTTCGCCGAAGCCGCCCACCACCCCGCCCTGCAACACCAGATCGCCCAACGCCAACACGACCTCGCCGCCTGGGCCACACCCCTGCTCGCCGCACTCGGCGCCCGCCACCCCACCACCGCCCTACGGCTCCTGCTCGCCCTCCTCGACGGCCTCCTCAACAACCAACTCGCCAACCCCGACCCCGACTTCGACCCCACCGCCGCCATCGCCGCCGTCCTCCCGGCAGTCCTCGACGCTCACCCCGCCTGA
- a CDS encoding tyrosine-type recombinase/integrase — MHDKRDEAVQVLIEEFLTSRATRKPSPHTQAAYRRDLIAVAALAAELATPPLPLDALSIEALSPRLMRAAFARFAADRAAASVGRAWSTWNGFFSFLVAEQVVAGNPMPAVGRPRAPLPVPKPLRGEDTPERLLAAAAQARGRQRDPWPERDVAVLALALCAGLRLSELLALRVGSLAGRPGERRLEVAGKGGRPRVLPVEPDLDALLADYLDSRVRRFGARSVRPGSPLLVDREGEALRRGGLQYLVESCYRRAGIGDRVPRGARLHALRHTFATRLAEDGAGAAEIMRLLGHASLASSQTYIEVTSGQQREAARVNRTYRALVGLVRSQAG, encoded by the coding sequence ATGCATGACAAAAGGGATGAAGCGGTCCAGGTGCTGATCGAGGAGTTCCTGACGTCGCGGGCGACGCGCAAGCCCTCCCCGCACACGCAGGCGGCGTACCGGCGGGATCTGATCGCGGTGGCCGCGCTCGCGGCGGAGCTGGCCACCCCTCCCCTCCCCCTCGACGCCCTGTCGATCGAGGCGCTCTCCCCCAGGCTGATGCGGGCGGCGTTCGCCCGCTTCGCCGCCGACCGGGCCGCCGCCTCGGTCGGTCGTGCCTGGTCGACCTGGAACGGCTTCTTCTCGTTCCTGGTGGCCGAGCAGGTGGTGGCCGGCAATCCGATGCCGGCCGTGGGGCGACCCCGGGCGCCGCTGCCGGTGCCGAAGCCGCTGCGGGGTGAGGACACTCCCGAGCGGCTGCTCGCGGCGGCGGCGCAGGCGCGAGGTCGGCAGCGCGATCCGTGGCCGGAGCGGGACGTGGCGGTGTTGGCGCTGGCGTTGTGTGCCGGGCTGCGGTTGTCGGAGCTGCTGGCGTTGCGGGTCGGTTCGCTCGCGGGTCGGCCGGGTGAGCGCCGGCTGGAGGTGGCCGGTAAGGGTGGGCGGCCTCGGGTGTTGCCGGTGGAGCCGGATCTGGACGCGCTGCTGGCGGACTATCTGGACAGTCGGGTGCGGCGGTTCGGTGCGCGGTCGGTGCGGCCGGGGTCGCCGCTGCTGGTGGATCGGGAGGGTGAGGCGTTGCGGCGGGGTGGTCTGCAGTATCTGGTGGAGTCCTGTTACCGGCGTGCGGGGATCGGTGACCGGGTGCCGCGTGGGGCGCGGTTGCACGCGTTGCGGCACACGTTCGCGACGCGGTTGGCCGAGGACGGGGCGGGTGCGGCGGAGATCATGCGGTTGTTGGGGCATGCGTCGTTGGCGTCGTCGCAGACGTACATCGAGGTGACGTCGGGGCAGCAGCGGGAGGCGGCGCGGGTGAATCGCACGTACCGGGCGTTGGTGGGGTTGGTGCGGTCTCAGGCGGGGTGA
- a CDS encoding FAD-dependent monooxygenase produces MRGSAAVIGGGVGGLAVAVGLLRAGWTVSVFERAAGLPGTGTGLGIWPSALRALDRLGVGALARERGREQPDGAMRRPDGTVIARLDVGRIRRRHGEGVLLLSRPALLGLLAEALPAGTVRFGAPVAGPAELGDGYDVVVGADGIRSATRVAMFGDRFPLRYSGVTAWRGTVPLEVASGGETWGPGRKFGVTPQGPGVANWYAAVAAPEGFRPPEGDLAALRGWFGDWHDPVPAVLDRVDVAGMLHHDVHYLSPVPTYVRGRWVLLGDAAHAMTPDLGQGACQALIDAVALSEALAVESDVSAALARYDGVRRVPTQRMAAMAVRAGRLAQVRRFTGVRDVALRWALAFGPPG; encoded by the coding sequence ATGCGAGGATCAGCGGCTGTCATCGGAGGCGGCGTGGGTGGGCTGGCGGTGGCGGTGGGACTGCTGCGCGCCGGGTGGACGGTGTCGGTGTTCGAGCGGGCGGCGGGGCTGCCCGGGACGGGTACCGGGTTGGGGATCTGGCCGTCGGCGTTGCGGGCGTTGGATCGGCTCGGTGTGGGTGCGCTCGCGCGGGAACGGGGTCGGGAGCAGCCGGACGGGGCGATGCGTCGCCCGGACGGGACGGTGATCGCCCGGTTGGACGTGGGGCGGATCCGTCGGCGGCACGGTGAGGGGGTGCTGCTGCTGTCCCGGCCGGCGTTGCTGGGTCTGTTGGCGGAGGCGTTGCCGGCGGGCACGGTGCGTTTCGGGGCGCCGGTGGCGGGTCCGGCCGAGCTGGGTGACGGGTACGACGTGGTGGTGGGCGCGGACGGGATCCGCAGCGCGACCCGGGTGGCGATGTTCGGTGATCGGTTCCCGCTGCGGTACTCGGGGGTGACGGCGTGGCGTGGCACGGTGCCGTTGGAGGTGGCCTCCGGTGGGGAGACGTGGGGTCCGGGGCGCAAGTTCGGGGTGACGCCGCAGGGTCCCGGGGTGGCGAACTGGTACGCGGCGGTGGCGGCGCCGGAGGGTTTCCGGCCGCCGGAGGGTGATCTGGCGGCGTTGCGGGGGTGGTTCGGTGACTGGCACGACCCGGTGCCGGCGGTGCTGGATCGCGTCGACGTGGCCGGGATGTTGCATCACGACGTGCACTATCTGTCGCCGGTGCCGACGTACGTGCGGGGGCGGTGGGTGTTGCTGGGCGACGCGGCGCACGCGATGACGCCGGATCTGGGGCAGGGTGCCTGTCAGGCGTTGATCGACGCGGTGGCGTTGTCGGAGGCGTTGGCGGTGGAGTCGGACGTGTCGGCGGCGTTGGCCCGCTACGACGGGGTGCGGCGGGTGCCGACGCAGCGGATGGCGGCGATGGCGGTGCGGGCGGGACGGTTGGCGCAGGTGCGGCGGTTCACCGGGGTGCGGGACGTGGCGTTGCGGTGGGCGTTGGCGTTCGGTCCCCCGGGCTGA
- a CDS encoding MmgE/PrpD family protein: MPDQTLARQLAAFAAHARTTPLPAPVVTSVRQRVLDILGLCVAAHRLPTSHAALDHVAEQGGRPQAYVVGLPEAVPAAQAAFGNGVLAHSLDYDDTHLPSVLHPSAAVVPAALAAAQAAGADGAALTTAVAVGIEVTVRLGMAGYDPELNNSVFFEHGQHATSICGAMGAAVAAGMLVGLDEDGLLDVLGVTASMAAGVIEANRTGGTVKRLHCGWAAHSAVTAADLVRRGFTGPPTVLEGRFGFFTAFLRGEADHAQVTDGLGERWAVPDIFFKPYPANHFTHAAIDAGLALRAQDVPLDRIDHIELRVPAAVIRTIGQPIDTKRTPDTGYQAQFSGPYAVVAGLFGGGGLGLGLGDFTDDLARDPARRALMARVDVVADDECTKIFPYQFPAVVTVRTDDGRTWREEVLTNRGGPQRPLSDAELAMKFRDNVAGRLDPDTTDQVVAAVAGLADVTDVADLLRPLTRLRTATD; this comes from the coding sequence ATGCCTGACCAGACCCTCGCCCGGCAGCTCGCCGCGTTCGCCGCCCACGCCCGCACCACGCCCCTGCCCGCACCGGTCGTCACCAGCGTGCGCCAGCGGGTCCTGGACATCCTCGGCCTGTGCGTCGCCGCGCACCGGCTCCCCACCAGCCACGCCGCCCTCGACCACGTCGCCGAGCAGGGTGGACGCCCCCAGGCGTACGTCGTCGGTCTACCCGAGGCGGTACCCGCCGCGCAGGCCGCGTTCGGCAACGGCGTCCTGGCCCACTCGCTGGACTACGACGACACCCACCTACCCTCGGTGCTGCACCCCAGCGCCGCCGTGGTGCCGGCCGCCCTGGCCGCCGCGCAGGCCGCCGGCGCCGACGGCGCCGCCCTCACCACCGCCGTCGCGGTCGGCATCGAGGTCACCGTCCGCCTCGGCATGGCCGGCTACGACCCGGAACTGAACAACTCGGTCTTCTTCGAACACGGCCAGCACGCCACCTCCATCTGCGGGGCGATGGGCGCCGCCGTGGCCGCCGGCATGCTCGTCGGCCTCGACGAAGACGGCCTGCTGGACGTGCTCGGCGTGACCGCGTCGATGGCCGCCGGAGTGATCGAGGCCAACCGCACCGGCGGCACCGTCAAACGGCTGCACTGCGGATGGGCCGCACACAGCGCCGTCACCGCCGCCGACCTGGTCCGACGCGGCTTCACCGGACCACCCACCGTGCTGGAGGGCCGGTTCGGGTTCTTCACCGCCTTCCTGCGCGGCGAAGCCGACCACGCCCAGGTCACCGACGGACTCGGTGAACGCTGGGCGGTGCCGGACATCTTCTTCAAGCCCTACCCGGCCAACCACTTCACCCACGCCGCCATCGACGCCGGACTGGCGCTGCGCGCCCAGGACGTGCCGCTGGACCGCATCGACCACATCGAACTGCGGGTACCCGCCGCCGTGATCCGCACCATCGGGCAGCCCATCGACACCAAACGCACCCCGGACACCGGCTACCAGGCCCAGTTCAGCGGCCCGTACGCGGTGGTCGCCGGCCTCTTCGGCGGCGGCGGCCTGGGCCTCGGGCTCGGTGACTTCACCGACGACCTGGCCCGCGACCCGGCCCGCCGGGCCCTGATGGCCCGCGTCGACGTGGTCGCCGACGACGAGTGCACCAAGATCTTCCCCTACCAGTTCCCGGCCGTCGTGACCGTCCGCACCGACGACGGCCGGACCTGGCGCGAGGAGGTCCTGACCAACCGGGGCGGCCCACAACGACCGCTGTCCGACGCGGAACTGGCCATGAAGTTCCGCGACAACGTCGCCGGTCGCCTCGACCCGGACACCACCGACCAGGTGGTGGCCGCCGTCGCCGGCCTCGCCGACGTCACCGACGTGGCCGACCTGCTGCGCCCACTGACCCGGCTGCGCACCGCCACCGACTGA